The window TCATTAGGTTGCCCTTCTATCTTTGGTATTGCTTCTGAATCCACACTGGATCGGGCAGACAACAGCCTGTTCGACTCATCGGGGGTATGTCTAGTCAAGTATTCTCCTTCCACACCTTTTGCCTTGGCCCCAGGAGACAGGCTTTCAAAGGTGACATAGGACTCCTGAATTTCCTTGGGCTTCCGCACAAAGCATTTTTTGCAGCGCCTTTTCAGTGCTCCACAGCAGACCACCAGTGTTAGAGGAACAGCAATGACACAGGCCACACTGATGACAACCACATTGATGAGCTTCTGGGTCCCTCCTGCGCTGGCGACTTCATCTGTGGAAAATATGATGCATTGCTCTTTCCTGGGGATCAGCCCTtttacacagacacacacaataTATTTGGTCTTTGGCAGCAGCCCATAAATGGTGACCTTGGTCTTCCCTGGCTCCACGTTGATCCGCCGCATGTCCCTCTCTCCAAAGATGGCATAGAGGACACTGAATACTGTTGTGTTCTTTGCCAGAGGAGCCTTCCAGGCCAGGGTGATACTCTGGTCGGTGTCTCCTATCACCCTAACAGATCTCACCATTCGCTCTGGCTCCTGCTGAGTAGTAGGTGGACTCACCAGCAGGTTTCGGGGGTTGCTGTCTTGTGCCACATCTGGGAGGATGCCCTCTCCAGTGCCCAAGGTAGGCACAGTGGAGGTGGTAATAACATACCTTGCCACTAGCTTGTCATTGTAGGCAGCTGCTTCCATCCCACTTGCCTTCCCACTCCATGCACCTTTGACATTAGAGTTGGGGTCATCTGTGCTCTCTGAGTCTGTGATGATGAGAGATATGAATGCCTCTGTTGCCCCCAGAAAATTCTTTGCTTTACAAATGTACTCTCCAGAGTCCAGATAAGAGACTACAGGCAGGCCCAGAATAGACCAGCTCATCCCATCACTGGAAATCTCTTGGTGAActgtaaggaaggaaaaatgtaataGGCAGTAATCAATAAAATTAATAACATGGTTTCTTAAATACTAAGATTCAATCAGCCACATGTCTACTTGGTATAGTAGAATCCTTTCTTTTTGCCACCAAGAACACTGCAAAATCAAAGTAAATCCAAGAAAAGGACAGTAATACTAAAATTAGATTATGCTGGGATTTACACTGTTTCAGACCGTGTATATATGAAGCATTTGATGGCATTTCCTCCAAACTGagagtttgaaaacaaaacagaaaaggttcttccattaaagaaaaaaaaaaaagaataaagctttAAAGCTGTTATGTAGGCACCATGCTAAGTGAGCAGAAGCAGTAGACAATAGCACAATCTATCTGAACATTAGATGCAGTCCTCTGagtcacagaaaatacaaatagcGGAGATTTTCTTCTAACTACCCTAAATAAATTAGTCTAGATTATATGGAGAAAAATATCTGGAAAATAATATCCATTTTATTGCTAAATTCATGCAGGTTTTCATGTTGACCCGCACACAGGGAAGTCTGATAGATACGTACACAGCTGTGTGTTGATTTTCTCACTTGGGTTACCAAGAGCCTAAAACTAGctcttttttgactttttttatttgtgcagaaaaaaaaagagctggaaTCAGGAAAACCTTATTTAACCAGCCTCCTTAGGATGAGTACATACTACCTCTACCCTTTCCCATTGACAGCTGAAAACCAGGGAAATGTCTGAAAGGCAAAGTTAAGACATGATGCAGACTTCCCCCAGGCACTTGTGGGGTCAGGATCCAGCCTTGGCAACCAGGACATGTTCCAATGGTAGTAAAATACAATGGCATCAGAACttactttttctgtttaattatttactgaatggttatattaaaaaaacattaggCTACTGGTCTTCCTATGGCACCTAGCCATGCATACAGACTGTGGGCTGTTTCTCACTCCTTTCTATTCAGAACACCAGCATTTCAGTCATATTATAACATTGGCACAGAAGCTGCCATTGttgagaaataattttcagctaGCTTTTTATGGAAAGGTCCTGAAGTCTGACATGATGGGGCACAAAATACATCATAGAAGGGTTACAGGGTACTTTGGTACACAGAAACAGGGGAgagagcatttttctttcacagcagtAGAACCATTTGTAATAAATACCCCTTTTTGGGGTCTGCAGAATTCATTGCTCTGTTGTACATGATGTGCAAGAGgtagcagagctgctgctcacagcaacATCTATCCATTTTGCTGTGAGCATCCCTCCTACACTTGAAAGAGacccacaacaaaaaataaaacagagaatgCTTTCCTGAAAGTATATGGAGAGTTTACTTTGAACCTTTTTAGTGACTGAATAACCATCAGGCTTAATACAACCTGTTGCTACAGCTGGACATATTTCTTCAGCTCCAACAGATTTGCAGAAAACCCCTTGACTCGTCTTACTACCACAACTGTTACgaaacaaagtaaaaccaaCCCTTTACATGACAGCATACATTTATCTGATTATATTTACATCAACTTGTAAGTAATTTCATagttaaagaaaaatcacaatgCAGTAGTGAATTACAGAAGCTACTATTGTGAATTATAGtgaatattaattttgcacCACTTTCATCTTTTAGGTTCTTTTGGCAGTGGGAAGTATCTATTGTCATGGAAGCTTCCATTTGCTGAAGAGTCTGTAGAAAAACATACAGGTCTCCCTCACCCATTCTGTGTGCAGcaaaaaaacataaaccaaaccCACCTGTGCCATTTAGCTGAGCACCATcagctcttctccagctgagCTCAGGAATGGGCACTCCTGTTGTTCCGCATCGTAGTAGGACAGTGCTGCCCAAGATGGTCTTTACTTTGGCTACAGACGTATGTACAACGGGGCTTTGACACTTCCTTAGCTCAACTTGGCTGAAGTAGACTCCTGCAAGGCTCCGGGGGGTGAAGCATTTCAGCCTGGGCTCAATGAATGCTATGTTAGGAGACTGGAAATTTAGGAAATGGGCCATTTCATACAGACTGCAGTCACATACCCAAGGATTGTCTTGCAAGCCTGTCAAAATAAATCAGAGCACTAAGTCACTCCAACAGCACCTTCTAAGGCCATTGCAGACCATCTTCCCTGGGCTTGGAAAGGGATTTGAAAGCAGGGGACCTCGGTGGAAGAGTATGTAATGTAAAGAATGAAAGTTCAGCTTGGCTTGGTGCCTTCCGGCATTTTTGCTAGCAGCTTACTTCTGACTTCATGCACAATTCCCTGGCAGACACCCCAGCCCCAGTTGATGCTGTGGCAGCCTTAAAGCCCTGGCATTTGCTGCCGTGCATGGCAAAACCCTGTGGGTTCATGTGGGTGATTCTCCTGTGCAAAAGCTTGCAGTCTTGGCACAGACTATCAGCCAGCAGGCTTCCACTGAAGGTACTTCTTGAAATAGCCGACAAGCAAGGGATCTAAACAGGAGTCACAATGATGGACTGTAGACAAAGGAAGGAACTAGGCTGACTCTTTACTATTCATGGGGGTTTTTATACCTCCATGAGAAGCAGTCATGAGCAGAGTGAAACAGAAACATGCAGCTGTGTTCTCCCATTCTGCTCCTGTGGGGGACATGTGTTTCATATACCTGCTCCCAGTTGGTGTCAGCAGGATAGGATCTAGGAGCCTATACATTACAGTGTTAATCTTAGCTTTATAGTCATTTTTCTACATTAATTTTTTAGGatcctggcacaagcaatctgTACACAGCTGGCTATAAAAACACTCAGGTTGGCCATGAGCATCAAGGCATGAACTGTTCTTCTTGACAGAATACTCTCCTAATCTATATTTAATGGAATAACATTTTCACATGTAACTTGactctaaagaaaaataaagagtatGATCTAGGCAGTGTCTTGTTATGCCACAAATGAAATGGGCAATCCCAAACTGCCAGCTTTGGCTTAAAGAACTGATACTGCATTTGGCAAAACAAGGTGACAAAAAATCTGCTCCTCTCTTGATGTTAATGAAACCTTAAACAACACTTGCTACGGAACAAGCTCTATAGGTGCCAGTTTGAATCTTCTTAAAGTCTTATGCCTTTTTCCACTGCATCTggttttaaatacttttcttccttaaatttATCCAGCAAACATGGCTGCAGAGGCagtacacacaaacacacacagtcCAGAGATCAACCAGTCAGTGGAGCTAGGTCAGCTCATAGCAAGGAAAGACAGCAGATGGCAACTCGTAACCATCACCAACCTGACATGGATCTGAACTAGTGCATGACAGCTAAAAGGCTGAGTAGTAATCCCCAGAACCAGTAAATGTGCTCAAAACCTCATCTGAGGATACTGCATCTAGGAGGATTCAACACAGTCATCTGTAATGTACCCTCAGAGACAAAAATGAACAATCACCCTAAAGCCATACttctgaggagcccagaacaaTCACCAAAAAGTGTATTCTTGTAACTTTACAATATTAAAAAGACTTCGTAACAATGCCTTGGTGGCTTTGGGGAGACTAGGGTTTAATTCTGTGTGAACAGATAAACAAGGCTCTGGAAAGAGACAAACTGGCAGTCCTGACACAGATTTTGTGCAAAGTGAT of the Melopsittacus undulatus isolate bMelUnd1 chromosome 4, bMelUnd1.mat.Z, whole genome shotgun sequence genome contains:
- the LRIT1 gene encoding leucine-rich repeat, immunoglobulin-like domain and transmembrane domain-containing protein 1 produces the protein MWILVSLLCCVTLGGLPRAGGSCPSQCSCAFHSLSEGTKARTVLCNDPEMTLTPVNIPVDTSKLRIEKTAIRRVPGEAFHGLHNLEYLWMPYNSLASLSRITFKGLHRLQELRLDGNDLISFPWETLTDMPQLRLLDLHNNELTSIPPDAARYVKNITYLDLSSNKLMTLPQALITTWANLQAVPYFPNDNSKMILGLQDNPWVCDCSLYEMAHFLNFQSPNIAFIEPRLKCFTPRSLAGVYFSQVELRKCQSPVVHTSVAKVKTILGSTVLLRCGTTGVPIPELSWRRADGAQLNGTVHQEISSDGMSWSILGLPVVSYLDSGEYICKAKNFLGATEAFISLIITDSESTDDPNSNVKGAWSGKASGMEAAAYNDKLVARYVITTSTVPTLGTGEGILPDVAQDSNPRNLLVSPPTTQQEPERMVRSVRVIGDTDQSITLAWKAPLAKNTTVFSVLYAIFGERDMRRINVEPGKTKVTIYGLLPKTKYIVCVCVKGLIPRKEQCIIFSTDEVASAGGTQKLINVVVISVACVIAVPLTLVVCCGALKRRCKKCFVRKPKEIQESYVTFESLSPGAKAKGVEGEYLTRHTPDESNRLLSARSSVDSEAIPKIEGQPNEYFC